A segment of the Bacillus pseudomycoides genome:
GTTACAGACTTGACATGATCAGCCCTTACTAATATGACATCCTCTCCAATTTTTACAATTTGCTTCCACGGAATGACAAACTCCGCCTCTTTCCCAAATATACCCAGCATTCGTGTTTGCTTTGAAATAATAACAGCTTGAATCTTCCCAGTGTTCATATCAATATCTATATCACTAATGTTCCCGAGCTTTTTTCCGTCAGAGACATTTACAACATCCTTAATTTGAAACTCTGAAATCCGCATCATTGTCATTCTCCCCTTCTATGTCACTATTTGTAGTTGATAAGTTTTCCCCTTCAATTTTACTTTATTGTCATTATATGAACACGCAATCTTTCCTATGAACAGAATCTCAAAGCGTGCACCATAAAAAAGGTCTCATCTTAAATGATGAGACCTTATCCTTGAATTGTCTTATTCATTTGTTTAATTGCTGATTTTTCAAGACGTGATACTTGTGCTTGAGAAATCCCAATTTCTTCGGCAACTTCCATTTGTGTTTTCCCTTGAAAAAAACGTTTTCGAATAATCATTTTTTCACGATCATTTAATCGTTTCATTCCTTCTTTCAACGCCAATTCTTCTACCCATTGCTCGTCCCTTTGTTTATCATCACTTAATTGATCCATTACAAAAATAGGATCGCCCCCATCATTATAGATTGGTTCAAATAATGATACTGGGTCTTGAATAGCATCAAGCGCAAAAACGATTTCTTCATGTGTCACTTCAAGCACTTTTGCAATATCCATCGCTGTTGGCTCTTTGGAATTTTCAGCAATCAACTTTTCTCTTACCTGTAATGCTTTATACGCGATATCTCGCAATGAACGAGAGACACGAATTGGATTGTTATCACGCAAATATCTACGGATTTCCCCAATAATCATCGGCACAGCATATGTTGAAAATTTAACATTTTGGCCTAAGTCAAAGTTATCAATGGATTTCATAAGTCCAATGCAGCCGACTTGAAATAAATCATCAACAAATTCTCCTCTGTTGTTAAATCGCTGAATGACGCTCAGTACAAGACGTAAGTTTCCATTTACTAATTTCTCTCTTGCGCTTATCTCTCCACTTTGCATTTCTCGGAATAATTTACGCATCTCTTCATTTTTTAGTACTGGAAGTTTAGCTGTATCAACACCGCAAATTTCTACTTTGTTTCTCGTCAAAGTGTTCCCTCCTATCGGGAGTTGCTGTACAGTGTAAAGTATCTCCTTTGGAGGGAATTTTATGCATACCGTTTTTCTAGCACTTTCAAATAAAAAATACAATAAAACCAATCGGAATACCGATTGGTTTTATTTACTTTCCTTGATAACACAGCCTTTACAAGTACTTCCTTATACCATTTTATTAAATTCTTTTCGAAGCCTTTTTATAATTCTCTTTTCCAATCGAGAAATATAAGATTGTGAAATGCCCAGCATATCCGCCACATCTTTTTGTGTTTTTTCTTCTCCTCCCGCAAGTCCAAAGCGGAGTTCCATAATTTGCTTTTCACGATCATTTAATTGGTGTAGTGCTTTCATAAGAAGATGTCTATCTACAGTAGCTTCTAAATCTTTTGTAATAATATCCTCATCCGTACCAAGGACGTCTGATAGTAACAATTCATTCCCATCCCAATCAATATTTAATGGTTCATCAAATGA
Coding sequences within it:
- a CDS encoding YlmC/YmxH family sporulation protein — encoded protein: MMRISEFQIKDVVNVSDGKKLGNISDIDIDMNTGKIQAVIISKQTRMLGIFGKEAEFVIPWKQIVKIGEDVILVRADHVKSVTESIQTPTIS
- the sigG gene encoding RNA polymerase sporulation sigma factor SigG, which translates into the protein MTRNKVEICGVDTAKLPVLKNEEMRKLFREMQSGEISAREKLVNGNLRLVLSVIQRFNNRGEFVDDLFQVGCIGLMKSIDNFDLGQNVKFSTYAVPMIIGEIRRYLRDNNPIRVSRSLRDIAYKALQVREKLIAENSKEPTAMDIAKVLEVTHEEIVFALDAIQDPVSLFEPIYNDGGDPIFVMDQLSDDKQRDEQWVEELALKEGMKRLNDREKMIIRKRFFQGKTQMEVAEEIGISQAQVSRLEKSAIKQMNKTIQG